Proteins encoded in a region of the Larimichthys crocea isolate SSNF chromosome XVI, L_crocea_2.0, whole genome shotgun sequence genome:
- the pepsin gene encoding pepsin A isoform X1, translating into MKWAFVVCAMVALSECLIQVPLEKGKTAREYLEEQGLWEEYRLKYPYNPMAKFDHRFAVGDESMTNDADLAYYGIISIGTPPQSFKVIFDTGSSNLWVPSIYCSSPACNNHDKFNPSTSSTYRNSGKSLQIQYGTGSMTGFLGYDTVGVGGISVKNQIFGLSESEAPFMQYMRADGILGLAYPRLSASGATPVFDNMMKEGLVNQDMFSVYLSSNSQQGSVVTFGGSDPNHYTGSISWIPLSNELYWQITVDSVTVNGQVVACNGGCQAIVDTGTSLIVGPQSSISNINSYVGASSQNGDYVVNCNSIGQMPDVTFHIHGQEFTIPASAYVRQSQYYGCRTGFGNGGDSLWILGDVFIRQYYSIFSRAQNMVGLAKAV; encoded by the exons ATGAAGTGGGCCTTTGTTGTGTGTGCCATGGTGGCACTGTCTGAGTGCCTTATCCA GGTCCCTCTGGAGAAGGGTAAGACAGCCAGGGAGTACCTGGAGGAGCAGGGTCTCTGGGAGGAGTACAGGCTCAAGTACCCATACAACCCCATGGCCAAGTTTGACCATCGCTTTGCTGTAGGCGATGAGTCCATGACCAACGATGCTGAT CTGGCCTACTATGGAATCATCTCCATTGGAACTCCTCCTCAGTCCTTCAAGGTCATCTTTGACACTGGCTCGTCAAACCTGTGGGTGCCCTCCATCTATTGCAGCAGTCCAGCCTGCA ACAATCATGACAAGTTTAACCCTAGCACCAGCAGCACCTACAGGAACAGCGGCAAGTCTCTTCAAATCCAGTACGGCACTGGCAGCATGACTGGATTCCTTGGTTACGATACTGTGGGG GTGGGGGGTATTTCTGTGAAAAACCAGATCTTTGGCCTGAGCGAGAGTGAGGCTCCCTTCATGCAGTACATGCGTGCTGATGGTATCCTGGGCCTGGCATACCCACGACTGTCTGCTTCTGGCGCTACACCCGTCTTCGACAACATGATGAAGGAGGGCCTTGTCAACCAGGACATGTTCTCTGTCTACCTTAGCTC AAACTCTCAGCAAGGTAGTGTGGTGACTTTCGGTGGTTCTGACCCCAACCACTACACTGGTTCCATCTCCTGGATTCCCCTCTCCAATGAGCTGTACTGGCAGATCACAGTGGACAG TGTTACCGTCAATGGTCAGGTTGTGGCTTGCAATGGTGGTTGCCAGGCTATTGTGGACACTGGCACCTCTCTGATTGTTGGACCTCAGAGCAGCATCAGCAACATCAACAGTTATGTGGGAGCTAGCAGCCAGAATGGAGAC TATGTTGTCAACTGTAACAGCATTGGCCAAATGCCAGATGTGACCTTCCACATCCACGGACAGGAGTTCACCATCCCAGCCTCTGCCTACGTTCGTCAG TCTCAGTACTATGGCTGCCGTACTGGCTTTGGCAACGGTGGTGACAGCCTGTGGATCCTGGGTGATGTCTTTATCAGACAGTACTATTCCATCTTCAGCAGAGCCCAGAATATGGTGGGTCTGGCCAAGGCTGTATAA
- the pepsin gene encoding pepsin A isoform X2 — protein sequence MKWAFVVCAMVALSECLIQVPLEKGKTAREYLEEQGLWEEYRLKYPYNPMAKFDHRFAVGDESMTNDADLAYYGIISIGTPPQSFKVIFDTGSSNLWVPSIYCSSPACNNHDKFNPSTSSTYRNSGKSLQIQYGTGSMTGFLGYDTVGVGGISVKNQIFGLSESEAPFMQYMRADGILGLAYPRLSASGATPVFDNMMKEGLVNQDMFSVYLSSNSQQGSVVTFGGSDPNHYTGSISWIPLSNELYWQITVDSVTVNGQVVACNGGCQAIVDTGTSLIVGPQSSISNINSYVGASSQNGDYVVNCNSIGQMPDVTFHIHGQEFTIPASAYVRQSQYYGYVLWQQWGQPVDSGRLCFPSI from the exons ATGAAGTGGGCCTTTGTTGTGTGTGCCATGGTGGCACTGTCTGAGTGCCTTATCCA GGTCCCTCTGGAGAAGGGTAAGACAGCCAGGGAGTACCTGGAGGAGCAGGGTCTCTGGGAGGAGTACAGGCTCAAGTACCCATACAACCCCATGGCCAAGTTTGACCATCGCTTTGCTGTAGGCGATGAGTCCATGACCAACGATGCTGAT CTGGCCTACTATGGAATCATCTCCATTGGAACTCCTCCTCAGTCCTTCAAGGTCATCTTTGACACTGGCTCGTCAAACCTGTGGGTGCCCTCCATCTATTGCAGCAGTCCAGCCTGCA ACAATCATGACAAGTTTAACCCTAGCACCAGCAGCACCTACAGGAACAGCGGCAAGTCTCTTCAAATCCAGTACGGCACTGGCAGCATGACTGGATTCCTTGGTTACGATACTGTGGGG GTGGGGGGTATTTCTGTGAAAAACCAGATCTTTGGCCTGAGCGAGAGTGAGGCTCCCTTCATGCAGTACATGCGTGCTGATGGTATCCTGGGCCTGGCATACCCACGACTGTCTGCTTCTGGCGCTACACCCGTCTTCGACAACATGATGAAGGAGGGCCTTGTCAACCAGGACATGTTCTCTGTCTACCTTAGCTC AAACTCTCAGCAAGGTAGTGTGGTGACTTTCGGTGGTTCTGACCCCAACCACTACACTGGTTCCATCTCCTGGATTCCCCTCTCCAATGAGCTGTACTGGCAGATCACAGTGGACAG TGTTACCGTCAATGGTCAGGTTGTGGCTTGCAATGGTGGTTGCCAGGCTATTGTGGACACTGGCACCTCTCTGATTGTTGGACCTCAGAGCAGCATCAGCAACATCAACAGTTATGTGGGAGCTAGCAGCCAGAATGGAGAC TATGTTGTCAACTGTAACAGCATTGGCCAAATGCCAGATGTGACCTTCCACATCCACGGACAGGAGTTCACCATCCCAGCCTCTGCCTACGTTCGTCAG TCTCAGTACTATGGCTACGTACTTTGGCAACAGTGGGGACAGCCTGTAGATTCTGGGCGACTATGTTTCCCCTCCATCTAA